The DNA window AGCTGAAAAAGGGGCTCGACGTGCTGGTGGCAACCCCGGGCCGCCTGCTCGACCTGCTGCGCCAGGGCACCCTCACCTTCACCCAGTTGCAGACGCTGGTGCTGGACGAGGCGGACCGCATGCTTGACCTGGGATTCGCCGCCGACCTCGACACCGTGTTCGCGGCGCTGCCGCCCGGGCGCCAGACCCTGCTGTTCTCGGCCACGTTCCCGGAGGCGATTCGCACGCTGGCCGGGCGGCTGCTGCGCGACCCGCTGTCCGTCCAGGCCAGCCCGGCCAATGCGGCGGCGAAGACCGTGCGCCAGCTCGTCATCACCACCGACAAGAAATCCAAGCCGGAACTGTTCCTGCACCTGCTTCGCGAGCGCGGCTGGCAGCAGGTGCTGGTCTTCGCCAAGACCCGCAAGGGCGTCGACCAGCTGGTCGGCGTACTGCAGCAGCAAGGCATCCGCGCCGACGCCATCCACGGCGACAAGCCGCAACCGGCACGCCTGCGCGCGCTGGCCCGCTTCAAGGCGCGCGACGTGGACGTGCTGGTCGCCACCGACGTGGCCGCGCGGGGCCTGGACATCGCCGGCCTGCCGCTCGTCGTTAACCACGACCTGCCCACCGTGGCGGAGGACTACGTGCACCGCATCGGCCGCACGGGCCGCGCCGGCGCCACGGGCGAGGCGATCTCGCTGGTGGCCGCCGATGAAGTGGACCTGCTCAAGGCCATCGAGACACTGATCAGGCAAGTGCTGCCGCGCGAGGAAATACCCGGCTTCGAAGCCGACCACCGCGTGCCGTCCACGGGGACGCCGGCCAGCGCGGCGCAGCCGGGTGCACGCAAGAGCGCGGCCAAGCCGAAAGGAGCGAAAGCGCCCGTGTCGCCGGCGGCACCGCGCCCGGCCGGCGGCTTCGGCCCCACCGCGCCGGACCGCGCCAGGCCCGCGAAACGCATCCCGCAGGGCAGCGTCGTCGTGGCGGCGGGCCGCGGCGCGAAGTCCACCGCCAAGACGGCG is part of the Pseudoduganella lutea genome and encodes:
- a CDS encoding DEAD/DEAH box helicase; translation: MTFRSLKLIDPLLRALDELGYDDPTPVQRQAIPAVLAGRDLMAAAQTGTGKTAGFALPLLHRLTLEGAVAPLGVRCLVLAPTRELAEQVYASFRKYGAHVPLRYGVAYGGVPIEPQINKLKKGLDVLVATPGRLLDLLRQGTLTFTQLQTLVLDEADRMLDLGFAADLDTVFAALPPGRQTLLFSATFPEAIRTLAGRLLRDPLSVQASPANAAAKTVRQLVITTDKKSKPELFLHLLRERGWQQVLVFAKTRKGVDQLVGVLQQQGIRADAIHGDKPQPARLRALARFKARDVDVLVATDVAARGLDIAGLPLVVNHDLPTVAEDYVHRIGRTGRAGATGEAISLVAADEVDLLKAIETLIRQVLPREEIPGFEADHRVPSTGTPASAAQPGARKSAAKPKGAKAPVSPAAPRPAGGFGPTAPDRARPAKRIPQGSVVVAAGRGAKSTAKTAAKTVAKTTARPSPRPTKKK